From the Bacteroidia bacterium genome, one window contains:
- a CDS encoding integration host factor subunit beta, with translation MTKADIVDNIAAATGLTKVETEAVVDGFLATVSQALKEGHSIEIRGFGSFKVKKRKARMARNPRTGEDVYVDEHFVPVFKVSKEMRHGVDQALKSLEE, from the coding sequence GTGACAAAAGCTGACATCGTCGACAATATCGCGGCTGCCACGGGTCTGACAAAGGTCGAGACCGAAGCGGTCGTAGATGGCTTCCTCGCAACCGTGAGTCAGGCCCTGAAGGAAGGGCATTCGATAGAAATCCGCGGTTTCGGAAGCTTCAAAGTCAAAAAGCGCAAAGCCCGCATGGCACGCAACCCGCGAACGGGCGAAGACGTCTATGTCGACGAGCATTTCGTCCCGGTATTCAAAGTATCCAAGGAGATGCGGCATGGTGTGGACCAGGCCCTTAAATCTCTGGAAGAGTAG
- a CDS encoding methyl-accepting chemotaxis protein: MKWFANIRTKNKLFTGFGVIIVILLALAGVENYQSARAISEYETLMKVHMPLQAAGGDVENTLFRERLVFEQIRSYSSPDLAGGSFIELREQYLQLQRKVQAELLRLQTYLQTVEEQSDDPDIMTAAGSVRKQFVKITRIHEDFVELAAQAITAIERGDRGAFIALKGRLDENETTFWSMTDVFAFEVSNLLEAAQGRIESIETTTTIARVLAFSIGILFVSFFATYISRLIARPLIEATMIAERLGQGDTTIPIQTDREDEIGDLLKTLEKLRANSDHEAQVAARIADGDLTVHITPLSEKDVLGKALSTMVDRLRSQIGEMLEGINVLAAATAELSSTMVQIAASARATASAVNETASTLQEVKQSSQMSNQKARIISDDTQETLRVSRDGVEAIGQSINSMESIREQMRGIAESIIKLSEQGQAISDIVTSVNDLAEQSNILAVNAAIEAAKAGDYGKGFTVVAREIRNHAEQSKQATAKVRSILVDTQKATASAVMVAERGTKLAEDGAQLSAVSGKAIQTVMNGITDAAESLLQIAASSKEQVLGLDQVTTAIQHIKNGSEQNVESIHQVELTAQNLKELGTRLQRFVERYKL, translated from the coding sequence ATGAAATGGTTCGCCAATATCAGAACGAAAAATAAGCTGTTCACCGGTTTCGGCGTGATCATCGTCATTCTTCTTGCTCTCGCGGGTGTGGAGAACTATCAGTCCGCTCGTGCGATATCGGAGTACGAAACGCTGATGAAAGTGCACATGCCGCTGCAGGCGGCTGGGGGGGATGTCGAGAATACGTTGTTTCGCGAACGTCTGGTATTCGAACAGATACGGTCGTATTCATCTCCCGACCTTGCCGGAGGCAGCTTTATTGAGCTTCGCGAGCAGTATCTGCAGCTGCAGCGAAAAGTACAAGCCGAACTACTGCGGTTGCAGACCTATCTGCAGACCGTGGAGGAGCAGAGCGACGATCCGGATATCATGACCGCCGCCGGCAGCGTCCGCAAACAGTTCGTCAAGATCACGCGCATACATGAGGATTTTGTTGAACTCGCGGCACAGGCTATTACCGCCATCGAACGCGGAGATCGCGGCGCATTTATCGCGCTGAAAGGCCGTCTCGATGAGAATGAAACCACGTTCTGGAGCATGACCGATGTGTTTGCGTTCGAAGTATCGAATCTCCTCGAAGCTGCGCAAGGACGCATTGAAAGCATTGAAACCACGACGACCATAGCGAGAGTGCTTGCGTTTTCCATCGGTATTCTGTTCGTCTCCTTCTTCGCGACCTACATCTCGCGGCTTATCGCGCGGCCCCTCATCGAAGCGACCATGATCGCCGAACGGTTGGGTCAGGGCGATACGACCATTCCGATTCAGACGGATCGTGAAGACGAGATTGGCGATTTGCTCAAGACGCTCGAAAAGCTCCGCGCGAATTCGGATCACGAGGCTCAGGTGGCGGCGCGGATCGCCGATGGCGACCTGACCGTGCACATCACACCGTTGTCCGAGAAAGACGTTTTGGGGAAGGCGCTTTCCACCATGGTTGATCGCCTTCGTTCACAAATCGGTGAAATGCTGGAAGGGATCAACGTTCTCGCCGCCGCCACCGCAGAACTGTCCTCCACGATGGTGCAGATCGCGGCCAGTGCGCGCGCCACCGCTTCCGCCGTCAACGAAACCGCCAGCACCTTGCAGGAGGTCAAGCAGTCCTCGCAGATGAGTAATCAGAAGGCGCGTATCATCTCCGATGACACACAGGAAACTCTCCGTGTCTCCCGAGACGGGGTGGAGGCCATCGGACAGAGCATCAACAGCATGGAGAGCATACGTGAGCAGATGCGCGGCATAGCCGAAAGCATCATCAAACTCAGTGAGCAGGGCCAGGCCATCAGCGATATCGTGACTTCGGTGAACGATCTCGCCGAGCAGTCCAATATCCTCGCCGTCAATGCCGCCATTGAAGCGGCAAAAGCGGGCGACTATGGCAAAGGCTTCACCGTTGTGGCGCGTGAAATCCGGAATCATGCCGAGCAATCAAAGCAGGCCACCGCGAAGGTGCGTTCCATCCTTGTCGATACGCAAAAGGCGACCGCTTCCGCCGTGATGGTGGCCGAACGCGGTACGAAACTCGCCGAGGACGGGGCACAGCTCTCCGCCGTATCCGGAAAAGCGATACAGACGGTGATGAACGGTATCACCGATGCCGCCGAGTCCCTGTTACAGATCGCCGCCTCATCCAAAGAGCAGGTGCTGGGCCTGGATCAGGTTACCACGGCGATTCAACACATCAAGAACGGCAGCGAGCAAAACGTCGAATCCATCCATCAGGTGGAACTGACCGCGCAAAATCTCAAGGAGCTTGGAACGAGACTGCAGCGCTTCGTCGAGCGCTATAAACTGTGA
- a CDS encoding chemotaxis protein CheW, translated as MFDVLHTAIATASSRMLKDRAPLRADHPSSLPADEDVLRQRAIEYSQPRKSEETSRSHEMEVLTVQLGTDAYALPCADVDEVVPLHNMVSLPNTPTGIIGLSSNRGVLFAVLDPKPQLQIPGTNITTMHRVVILRHDRFRIGILVDSILGMTSIATDTVRPVPTFLAAEKRKFISGMTEHRTLLIDVPRFLDALNSTEP; from the coding sequence ATGTTCGACGTACTCCATACCGCGATCGCGACGGCATCGTCCCGCATGCTGAAAGACCGAGCGCCGCTCCGCGCCGATCACCCGTCGTCGCTCCCCGCCGACGAGGACGTCCTGCGGCAGCGCGCCATCGAGTACAGTCAACCTCGTAAGAGCGAAGAAACATCCCGCAGCCATGAGATGGAGGTGCTCACGGTACAGCTCGGCACGGACGCGTACGCTCTTCCCTGTGCGGACGTGGACGAGGTCGTGCCCCTGCACAATATGGTTTCGCTGCCGAACACCCCCACCGGGATTATCGGACTGTCAAGCAACCGCGGGGTATTGTTCGCGGTACTCGATCCCAAACCGCAGTTGCAGATACCTGGTACGAATATCACGACGATGCATCGCGTGGTCATTCTTCGGCATGACCGGTTCCGCATCGGAATTCTTGTGGATTCGATTTTGGGAATGACGAGTATCGCAACGGACACGGTTCGTCCCGTGCCGACGTTTCTTGCCGCGGAAAAGAGGAAATTCATCAGCGGCATGACAGAGCACAGGACATTGCTGATTGATGTGCCGCGATTCCTCGACGCCCTTAATAGCACAGAACCCTGA
- a CDS encoding chemotaxis protein CheW produces MTDKSPMIQMTAQQNIEHTTAMLVRNGRATAAIPLGAVREMLPACAVSPGRSFPDHVIGVFNLHGDVLPVIDLARLFRERPAVLHPRQRFAICSTARGDVAILVDEVVEFVSTTASRVLDVRTTIADAHRYVVVEGQVVPVLEPSEMLNGLDDFFTSALREAELLQLEEETL; encoded by the coding sequence ATGACTGACAAAAGCCCAATGATACAGATGACGGCACAGCAGAACATCGAACATACGACAGCCATGCTCGTCCGGAACGGGCGAGCGACAGCTGCGATTCCACTGGGCGCGGTGCGGGAAATGCTTCCCGCTTGCGCCGTGTCACCGGGACGCAGCTTCCCTGATCACGTCATCGGCGTATTCAATCTGCATGGAGACGTTCTGCCGGTTATTGATCTCGCGCGTCTCTTTCGCGAACGGCCTGCGGTGCTGCACCCGCGGCAGCGCTTCGCTATTTGCAGCACGGCGCGGGGAGATGTGGCCATACTCGTCGACGAGGTCGTGGAATTTGTGTCGACGACCGCGTCCCGTGTGCTGGATGTGCGAACGACCATCGCTGACGCACATCGCTACGTCGTCGTCGAAGGCCAGGTGGTTCCTGTACTCGAACCGTCGGAGATGTTGAACGGGCTTGATGATTTCTTCACAAGCGCGCTTCGCGAAGCGGAGCTGCTCCAGCTAGAGGAAGAAACCTTGTGA
- a CDS encoding trypsin-like peptidase domain-containing protein: MFRQEIFHRLLIAALFSLMATACNAGPDRVVPEEDPPQYRTSAPAGQDEISNSRRNAITRSIEIVSPAVVGINVTEIRRRQLDPFWQMFYGERYFSQRLQSAGSGFIISPEGYCVTNDHVAGRATEIVITMSDGSKHNAKVIGTDPVTDVALLKIEADRDLPYLKLGNSDDVIVGEWSIAFGNPFGLFTSTAKPTVTVGVISATHVFLEQSQGGGIYRNMLQTDAAINTGNSGGPLVNSNGEVIGVNTVIYSPNQGSVGLGFAVPVNRVKEIVDILRRDGKVDREFDPGFRAQQVDEAIARAYGLEKVEGVVVTRLTNRRGAAAKSGLEEADIILRANGEPLYSIGILESLVRYSMRGDVIRLEVLRDSKVRTIDLTLE; the protein is encoded by the coding sequence ATGTTTCGTCAAGAAATCTTCCATCGTCTGCTCATCGCGGCTCTTTTTTCCCTGATGGCCACAGCGTGCAATGCGGGACCCGATCGCGTCGTCCCCGAAGAGGATCCTCCGCAATATCGTACCTCGGCACCCGCCGGTCAGGATGAGATTTCCAATTCACGACGCAATGCCATAACTCGCTCTATCGAGATCGTGAGTCCTGCGGTGGTGGGAATCAACGTCACGGAAATCCGCCGCCGCCAGCTCGATCCCTTCTGGCAGATGTTTTACGGGGAGAGGTACTTCAGCCAGCGCCTGCAGAGCGCGGGCAGCGGGTTCATCATTTCGCCGGAAGGGTATTGCGTCACAAACGACCACGTGGCCGGTCGCGCCACGGAAATCGTCATCACCATGTCCGACGGCTCGAAACATAACGCGAAAGTCATCGGTACCGATCCCGTCACGGATGTCGCCCTGCTGAAAATCGAGGCCGATCGTGATCTGCCGTATCTCAAGCTCGGGAATTCGGACGATGTGATCGTCGGAGAGTGGAGCATCGCTTTCGGAAATCCCTTCGGCTTGTTTACTTCGACCGCCAAACCCACGGTCACCGTGGGCGTCATCAGCGCAACGCATGTGTTTCTGGAGCAGAGTCAGGGCGGGGGCATCTACCGGAATATGCTGCAGACCGACGCCGCCATCAACACCGGAAACAGCGGCGGTCCGCTGGTCAACAGCAACGGCGAAGTGATCGGCGTCAACACCGTCATTTATTCGCCGAATCAGGGAAGCGTCGGACTGGGCTTTGCCGTACCCGTCAATCGCGTCAAGGAAATTGTGGACATACTCCGCCGCGACGGCAAGGTGGATCGCGAGTTCGACCCCGGTTTTCGGGCGCAGCAGGTGGACGAAGCCATCGCGCGCGCCTACGGTCTCGAGAAGGTGGAAGGGGTGGTTGTGACACGCCTGACCAACAGGCGCGGCGCGGCCGCAAAATCGGGTCTCGAAGAGGCGGATATCATACTTCGGGCCAATGGCGAACCCTTGTACTCCATCGGTATTCTGGAATCTCTTGTCCGCTATTCCATGCGCGGTGATGTCATCCGGCTCGAAGTGCTCCGCGACAGCAAAGTCCGCACCATCGATCTCACTCTAGAATAG
- a CDS encoding glycerol-3-phosphate acyltransferase has translation MQSLLIYSVISTCAFIVGSFPTAYLLVRRHSGKDLRHEGSGNIGTLNAFEVSRSKRVGVLVLFIDVLKGFGATAIAGSVAADGYTASAIAMLAVVAGHNYSPWIGWKGGRGLAPAAGAAIAFNPLLLGLWILYWLLVFAKTRNVHIGNIAASVMTPATVLFTLDLFAGGMMHSPADTWWLLPPVLLLFALILIRHIEPLRTLLRTGKASSYTTTQSGQE, from the coding sequence ATGCAGAGTTTGCTCATCTATTCCGTCATTTCAACTTGCGCATTCATTGTCGGTTCATTTCCGACTGCCTATCTGCTTGTGCGGCGACACAGCGGTAAGGATCTGCGTCACGAAGGCAGCGGCAATATCGGAACGCTCAACGCCTTCGAGGTATCGCGCAGCAAGCGCGTTGGAGTGCTCGTCCTGTTCATCGATGTACTCAAGGGTTTCGGTGCCACAGCCATTGCGGGAAGTGTAGCCGCGGACGGTTACACCGCGTCCGCAATTGCCATGCTCGCCGTTGTGGCGGGGCATAATTACTCGCCCTGGATCGGCTGGAAAGGCGGCAGGGGCCTCGCACCGGCGGCTGGGGCTGCCATCGCTTTCAATCCGCTCTTGCTGGGTCTCTGGATTCTGTACTGGCTGCTGGTATTCGCGAAAACGCGCAACGTCCACATCGGGAATATCGCCGCGTCGGTAATGACACCGGCGACGGTGCTGTTCACCCTCGATCTGTTTGCGGGCGGTATGATGCACTCACCAGCGGACACCTGGTGGCTGCTCCCTCCGGTCCTTCTTCTGTTCGCTCTTATTCTCATTCGCCATATCGAACCCCTGCGGACGTTACTGCGCACGGGGAAAGCGTCATCATACACAACAACTCAGTCTGGACAGGAATAA
- a CDS encoding HIT domain-containing protein, with protein MDRLWSPWRSHYIQTFGTDQEARGCVFCDALASGRDDDTYLVKRHRRCFSMLNLYPYNSGHLLIIPNAHVASLTDLDRETYTELFELVRDWLRVCDGAMHPQGYNIGSNLGRNAGAGIDQHVHMHIVPRWSGDANFMPVIADTKVISESLHDTMLKLRSGFDALPSYFSHAHDS; from the coding sequence ATGGATAGACTCTGGTCTCCCTGGAGATCGCACTATATCCAGACATTTGGAACGGATCAGGAAGCCCGGGGCTGCGTGTTCTGCGACGCCCTGGCTTCCGGCCGCGATGACGACACCTATCTCGTCAAGCGACACCGGCGGTGTTTTTCCATGCTTAACCTGTATCCGTACAACAGTGGGCATCTTCTGATCATCCCCAACGCCCATGTCGCATCACTCACGGATCTCGATCGCGAGACCTACACCGAGCTCTTCGAACTCGTGCGCGATTGGTTGCGGGTATGCGATGGCGCCATGCACCCGCAAGGGTACAATATCGGGTCCAACCTCGGCCGTAACGCCGGAGCGGGCATCGACCAGCATGTGCACATGCACATCGTACCGCGCTGGAGCGGTGACGCCAATTTCATGCCGGTGATTGCGGACACGAAAGTCATTTCGGAATCGCTGCACGATACGATGCTGAAGCTCAGGAGCGGATTTGACGCATTACCGTCGTATTTTTCACACGCACACGACAGTTAA
- a CDS encoding YtxH domain-containing protein, whose amino-acid sequence MSDNSTRNLLVGFLSGAVVGGIIALLYAPKPGKELRGDLRRKGGEIAEDIEEYLQEAQDKARTIINEGKERSSALITDAKRKAETLLKDAEHIMTDARSRMTQESGRIKTAVKAGVDAYKDERDKESEAPAS is encoded by the coding sequence ATGTCCGACAACAGCACACGCAACCTTCTCGTCGGTTTCCTCTCCGGCGCCGTCGTCGGTGGAATCATCGCCCTGCTCTACGCCCCGAAACCGGGGAAAGAACTGCGCGGAGATCTCCGTCGCAAAGGCGGCGAAATCGCGGAGGACATCGAGGAGTATCTTCAGGAAGCGCAGGACAAGGCCCGCACCATCATCAATGAAGGGAAGGAGCGTTCCTCCGCCCTCATCACCGATGCGAAGCGGAAAGCCGAAACCCTGCTCAAGGACGCCGAGCATATCATGACCGACGCCCGCAGCCGCATGACACAGGAAAGCGGCAGAATCAAAACCGCCGTCAAAGCGGGCGTGGACGCCTACAAGGACGAACGCGACAAAGAGAGCGAGGCGCCGGCCTCCTGA
- the purB gene encoding adenylosuccinate lyase: protein MIHRYTRPEMGTLWTDEAKFQTWLEVELYACEAQAELGLIPREAIPVIRERADFSVDRITELEQTLNHDVIAFLTNVAENVGENSRYIHLGLTSSDVVDTALSAITRKAGLLLREGLTALREVVALRAKELKYTPAIGRTHGIHAEPMTFGLKLAMWHEEIRRDLDRLDRAIESISYGKLSGAVGTYANIDPFVERYVCEKMHLKPSPISTQVLQRDRHAEFLSTIAIIGGSLEKFATEIRHLQKTEVLEAEEYFAKGQKGSSAMPHKRNPITCERVAGMARILRGYALAAFENQALWHERDITHSSVERVILPDATIALDYMLAKMKGIVEKLLVYPDNMLRNINGTRGLIFSQQVLLALTKGGMLREEAYRIVQGHAMRVWREDVHLRTLLEGDPEVRALLSDQILDQCFDPTAGMKHVDMIFERLGL, encoded by the coding sequence ATGATTCATCGTTATACGCGTCCCGAGATGGGGACGCTCTGGACCGACGAGGCGAAATTTCAGACCTGGCTCGAAGTGGAATTGTACGCCTGCGAAGCCCAGGCCGAACTCGGGTTGATTCCGCGGGAGGCGATCCCGGTCATACGTGAACGAGCGGATTTCTCCGTGGACCGCATTACGGAGCTGGAACAAACGCTGAATCACGACGTGATCGCTTTCCTCACCAACGTCGCGGAAAACGTCGGCGAAAACTCCCGCTACATTCATCTCGGCCTCACGTCGTCGGATGTGGTGGATACCGCGCTGTCCGCCATCACACGCAAGGCGGGACTGCTGCTGCGCGAAGGTCTCACCGCCCTGCGCGAGGTCGTGGCGCTTCGCGCGAAGGAACTTAAATACACACCTGCCATCGGACGGACGCATGGCATTCACGCCGAACCGATGACCTTCGGACTCAAACTGGCCATGTGGCATGAAGAGATTCGGCGCGACCTCGACCGCCTCGACCGGGCGATTGAAAGCATTTCGTACGGCAAGCTCTCGGGCGCCGTAGGCACGTATGCGAACATCGATCCCTTCGTCGAGCGCTACGTCTGCGAGAAGATGCACCTCAAACCCTCGCCGATTTCCACGCAGGTCTTGCAGCGCGACCGGCATGCGGAGTTTCTTTCCACGATCGCCATCATCGGCGGGTCGCTCGAGAAATTTGCGACGGAAATCCGTCATCTCCAGAAGACCGAAGTACTGGAAGCCGAGGAGTACTTTGCGAAAGGACAGAAGGGCAGCAGTGCCATGCCGCACAAGCGCAATCCTATCACCTGCGAACGCGTGGCCGGTATGGCACGCATCCTGCGGGGATACGCGCTGGCGGCTTTCGAGAATCAGGCCCTGTGGCACGAACGCGACATCACGCATTCCTCCGTCGAACGCGTCATCCTGCCCGACGCCACCATCGCGCTGGACTACATGCTCGCGAAGATGAAGGGCATCGTCGAAAAGCTTCTCGTGTATCCCGACAACATGCTCCGGAATATCAACGGCACGCGCGGACTGATTTTTTCGCAGCAGGTGCTGCTCGCGCTCACGAAGGGCGGTATGCTCCGTGAAGAGGCCTACCGCATCGTGCAGGGCCATGCCATGCGCGTCTGGAGGGAGGATGTGCATTTGCGCACCCTGCTGGAAGGCGATCCGGAGGTCCGTGCCTTGCTCAGCGACCAGATTCTGGATCAGTGTTTCGATCCCACGGCCGGCATGAAACATGTCGACATGATTTTCGAGCGGCTCGGACTGTGA
- the sppA gene encoding signal peptide peptidase SppA, giving the protein MSTTGKWILGIVVAFAGMAFVVFAIAIFSFVGALTTASSPTYEESTGGSGTDRVAVIRLEEAITDASEVVRQLQKYRKRSSVKAIVLRLDSPGGGVVPSHEIYEEVNKTRKLGTPVVVSMGSVAASGAYYIACAASRVVANPGTITGSIGVVSTFPNFKGLMDKIGVEQTTIKSGEFKDVGNPARAMTERERSFLQSSIDNVYGQFLRIVATARNLPEDSVRALADGRIYTGEQAYKSGLVDTLGTFQTAVLIAGTLGKISGEPRITEEVQRESLLDIFMGTRSSETLRRLEATLRNTPPVEYRMLFQ; this is encoded by the coding sequence ATGAGCACAACTGGAAAATGGATACTGGGAATCGTGGTGGCCTTCGCGGGAATGGCCTTCGTGGTGTTTGCCATCGCGATATTTTCCTTCGTCGGAGCTCTCACAACCGCCTCCTCCCCCACCTATGAGGAGAGCACGGGTGGTTCGGGAACGGACCGCGTGGCGGTTATCCGCCTCGAGGAAGCTATCACGGACGCGTCCGAGGTTGTCCGCCAGTTGCAAAAATACCGCAAACGGAGTTCGGTGAAAGCCATTGTGCTGCGGCTGGACTCTCCCGGCGGCGGCGTGGTCCCGAGCCATGAGATTTATGAGGAAGTGAACAAAACCCGGAAACTCGGCACGCCCGTTGTCGTGTCCATGGGGTCGGTGGCCGCAAGCGGCGCATACTACATCGCCTGCGCCGCTTCGCGTGTCGTGGCCAATCCGGGCACCATCACAGGCAGCATCGGCGTGGTCTCCACCTTCCCGAATTTCAAAGGATTGATGGATAAAATCGGCGTGGAGCAGACCACGATCAAATCCGGTGAATTCAAGGATGTGGGCAATCCCGCGCGTGCCATGACGGAGCGCGAACGCAGTTTCCTCCAATCGTCCATTGACAATGTGTATGGACAGTTCCTGCGTATTGTCGCGACTGCCCGCAATCTGCCGGAGGATTCCGTGCGCGCGCTGGCGGACGGCAGGATCTACACGGGCGAACAAGCTTACAAATCCGGGCTCGTGGACACTCTCGGGACCTTCCAGACCGCCGTGCTCATTGCCGGGACGCTGGGCAAAATCAGCGGTGAGCCGCGCATCACGGAAGAAGTGCAGCGCGAATCGCTGCTGGACATCTTCATGGGTACGCGATCATCGGAAACCCTCCGCCGCCTCGAGGCGACATTGCGCAATACTCCGCCAGTGGAGTATCGCATGCTGTTTCAGTAA
- a CDS encoding decaprenyl-phosphate phosphoribosyltransferase: MKTQSVTVARGNAVTLLIRTMRPRQWVKNLFVFSPLLFSRHLFDTSILALSLVGFALFSLTASTIYIINDIIDAETDRLHPVKRLRPLASGALSTVVAGTAAGVIGFTAVALSFAIHTRFGVVILAYLVMNIVYSLFLKRAVIIDVMTIAASFVLRIAAGAVIISVPMSEWLLICTSLLALFLGFSKRRHEITVLEEDAHIHRPVLLEYNTYFLDQMTSLVTASTLICYILYTVSPETVDKFGSKNLLLTVPFVLYGLFRYLYLVHKRNTGGDPTAELLSDTPLILNIALWAASVVIIIYMR; this comes from the coding sequence ATGAAGACGCAAAGCGTCACGGTCGCACGGGGCAACGCTGTGACCCTGCTCATCCGGACCATGCGTCCGCGGCAGTGGGTAAAAAATCTCTTCGTATTCTCGCCGCTGTTGTTCTCGCGCCATCTTTTCGATACGTCGATACTCGCGCTCTCGCTTGTCGGCTTCGCGCTGTTTTCCCTGACCGCGAGCACCATTTATATCATCAACGACATCATCGATGCGGAAACAGATCGCCTGCATCCGGTCAAGCGACTGCGTCCCCTGGCATCAGGGGCACTGTCCACCGTTGTGGCGGGAACGGCGGCCGGTGTGATCGGTTTTACCGCCGTCGCACTGTCGTTCGCGATACACACGCGATTCGGCGTGGTGATTCTCGCGTATCTGGTGATGAACATCGTGTATTCCCTGTTCCTGAAGCGCGCGGTCATCATTGACGTCATGACCATCGCGGCGTCTTTCGTTTTGCGTATCGCCGCGGGAGCGGTGATCATTTCCGTTCCGATGTCGGAGTGGCTGTTGATCTGTACATCCCTGCTGGCACTGTTTCTTGGATTCAGCAAGCGCAGACACGAGATCACGGTGCTCGAAGAAGACGCGCACATCCATCGGCCGGTGCTGCTCGAGTACAACACCTACTTTCTCGATCAGATGACCTCGCTGGTCACAGCATCCACTCTCATCTGTTACATTCTGTACACCGTCTCCCCCGAAACGGTGGACAAATTCGGCTCGAAGAATTTGCTCCTGACCGTTCCCTTCGTCCTGTATGGTCTGTTCCGTTATCTGTATCTGGTGCACAAGCGCAACACGGGCGGCGATCCGACGGCTGAGTTGCTGAGCGATACACCGTTGATACTGAACATCGCGCTCTGGGCCGCTTCTGTAGTCATAATCATTTACATGCGCTGA
- a CDS encoding tetratricopeptide repeat protein — translation MNDTRNICPACGSALERGASVCDICGEDLTRAAAATADTAPVVPMSTAPEPRNPASTATGKPVYCTKCGSGNETGDTYCHSCGSPLRAAQARKSTKKQPAKVPAPSALFTTPQWIAVCVGSFILGAVVVAAFFPATDNAAAPAPQGGETQQAAGDKRPTIAQVNAARDAAAANPSDMGAQLRYANILHDAMMLDQAIAQYKSYLGTVPEDVDARVDLGVCYFEQKKYDEAITEMETALRVNPRHQLGNYNLGIVNLNAGNTAKAIEWFNKAVEIDPNSPYGQNASRIIAEHSTP, via the coding sequence ATGAACGATACACGAAATATCTGTCCTGCCTGTGGCTCCGCCCTTGAACGCGGTGCTTCCGTTTGCGACATCTGCGGCGAGGATCTGACGCGGGCCGCGGCAGCGACCGCGGATACGGCGCCCGTCGTCCCGATGTCCACCGCTCCGGAACCGAGAAACCCCGCGTCCACCGCCACAGGCAAGCCCGTGTACTGTACGAAGTGCGGGAGCGGCAACGAAACCGGCGACACCTATTGTCATTCCTGCGGATCCCCGTTGCGTGCTGCGCAAGCACGGAAGAGCACGAAGAAACAGCCAGCAAAGGTCCCCGCACCCTCGGCGCTCTTTACGACGCCGCAATGGATCGCAGTCTGCGTGGGGAGTTTCATTCTCGGAGCGGTAGTCGTGGCGGCCTTTTTCCCGGCCACAGACAATGCCGCCGCCCCTGCTCCACAGGGGGGGGAAACACAGCAAGCAGCCGGCGACAAACGTCCCACCATCGCGCAGGTCAACGCGGCCCGTGATGCCGCGGCCGCAAATCCTTCCGACATGGGCGCGCAATTGCGGTATGCGAATATTCTGCACGATGCCATGATGCTCGATCAGGCCATCGCGCAATACAAATCGTATCTCGGTACCGTGCCGGAGGACGTGGACGCGCGTGTCGACCTCGGAGTCTGTTATTTTGAGCAGAAGAAATACGACGAGGCCATCACGGAAATGGAAACCGCTCTGCGCGTCAATCCGCGACATCAACTCGGCAACTACAATCTCGGCATTGTGAACCTGAATGCCGGGAATACGGCGAAAGCCATCGAATGGTTCAACAAAGCAGTGGAAATCGACCCGAATTCACCCTACGGGCAGAATGCCAGCCGCATCATCGCAGAGCATTCCACACCGTAA